One stretch of Hevea brasiliensis isolate MT/VB/25A 57/8 chromosome 12, ASM3005281v1, whole genome shotgun sequence DNA includes these proteins:
- the LOC131169214 gene encoding uncharacterized protein LOC131169214, translated as MRRAHDCLSWGKRKRQEAENIKLIQNKQYGRADDEYDFEDGPCRKSTKKVATQQERCLFCFENPNQPKHLVVSIANFTYLMLPQWQPVVPGHCFILPMQHESATRSVDNYVWEEIRNFKKCLIMMFAKQGKDLVFLETVMGLAQQRRHCLIECIPLPQKIAKQAPLYFKKAIEEVEHEWSQHNAKKLIDTSVKGLRGSVPKDFPYFHVEFGLNSGFVHVIDDEMQFKSTFGLDVIRGMLRLPEEEVYRRRRHESVDAKRQAVAKFARDWESFDWTKQLD; from the exons ATGAGGAGAGCTCACGATTGTTTATCCTGGGGAAAACGGAAAAGACAGGAGGCTGAGAACATAAAGCTAATCCAGAATAAACAATATGGTCGGGCAGATGATGAATATGATTTTGAAGATGGACCATGCCGAAAGTCTACGAAGAAGGTTGCAACTCAGCAAGAGCGTTGCCTTTTTTGCTTTGAGAATCCTAATCAGCCAAAACACCTTGTTGTGTCTATTGCAAACTTCACGTATTTGATGTTGCCACAGTGGCAGCCTGTTGTTCCAGGCCATTGTTTTATCTTACCAATGCAG CATGAATCAGCCACAAGGAGTGTTGACAATTATGTATGGGAAGAAATTCGCAATTTCAAGAAATGCCTTATAATGATGTTTGCGAAACAAGGGAAGGATTTAGTGTTCCTTGAAACAGTAATGGGGTTGGCACAACAACGTCGTCACTGTTTAATTGAGTGCATTCCCCTGCCACAAAAAATTGCTAAACAGGCCCCTCTCTACTTTAAAAAG gcaATTGAAGAAGTTGAACATGAGTGGAGCCAGCACAATGCAAAGAAGCTGATTGATACAAGTGTCAAGGGGTTGCGTGGTTCAGTCCCCAAGGACTTCCCTTACTTCCATGTTGAGTTCGGCTTAAACAGTGGCTTTGTCCACGTTATTGACGACGAGATGCAATTCAAAAGTACCTTTGGACTCGATGTAATAAGAGGTATGCTGCGTTTGCCAGAAGAAGAGGTATATCGTCGACGGAGGCACGAGTCAGTGGATGCAAAAAGGCAAGCAGTTGCAAAATTTGCACGAGACTGGGAATCTTTTGACTGGACAAAACAGCTTGACTAA